From the Daphnia magna isolate NIES linkage group LG3, ASM2063170v1.1, whole genome shotgun sequence genome, one window contains:
- the LOC116918251 gene encoding uncharacterized protein LOC116918251 — MEYVIGTKVPLQRVTVTPFAVSTSECNVIAAITLQGVHLFEVLAAVNRKEAFTFDHRIIPAPTEINELQNNGSNRLALNRDINFHEIHDVFLDRTLSAARTTDEPLSTAFRQVAWSPSGLIPYRKCILATVTADHRVALYRNGCWAWEEIEQLSPRWLQHMKDNNMMTPSHSTEQEHSLIFSLYKNRSYLLGTMALAWSPLYTTSTVNWAWLIMLQRSGHIVIWKAEAPFTGTSLSTFHDLQLADPSILTLYPGPNENQLLIFAGSHRGQVKCWSLSWNQENAPTCNLLGSIIPDEDHISVSAIEVLCSDDFLVISTTKNNAVMAVSVKCDGNGLQCFDTKFAILPGLQLTGMRKLAGGNIICVTEDYLVNEIDLTINTQGVFSGLKITQLMIPSNPIMLCRGMATCWSGDDSTLFMLESVKVAYDHLKCRQPSSLTVYVAGSLEKVTSVLENAESMEKSLMALETYKALNGSNWENIWEMDMENLNNEDNYYLQLLRWFALFKCNACFVERRYDKEFQDDLKMRADKVEFCLQLRHIEKTFLELLNRPSGQLTNDERLNISLAYQFVSTPAVTESDVKFDQTLRAKIKKKFMINNKSSNENCPICQQTIPFEKRENGQCLGGHTALRCRATLRTCFEDTFSCRWCGTHYHLDSGLEGCILCGGSLDSSRTGL; from the exons ATGGAATACGTCATTGGTACAAAGGTGCCATTGCAACGGGTGACTGTCACGCCGTTTGCTGTGTCCACTTCTGAATGTAATGTGATTGCAGCAATCACTCTCCAAGGCGttcatttgttt GAGGTTCTTGCTGCCGTCAACAGGAAGGAGGCTTTCACTTTCGACCATCGGATTATTCCAGCTCCAACAGAAATCAACGAACTCCAAAACAACG GAAGTAATCGATTGGCGTTGAATCGTGATATAAACTTCCACGAAATTCATGATGTCTTCCTGGATAGGACACTATCAGCAGCTCGGACTACTGACGAACCTCTAAGCACCGCATTCCGGCAAGTTGCATGGTCGCCTTCCGGTTTGATTCCCTATCGGAA atGCATTCTGGCGACAGTGACAGCTGATCACAGAGTAGCCTTGTATCGAAATGGCTGTTGGGCTTGGGAGGAAATCGAACAGCTATCGCCTCGTTGGTTGCAACACATGAAAGATAATAATATGATGACACCGAGCCACTCGACTGAGCAAGAACACAGCCTAATTTTTTCGCTCTACAAAAATCGATCGTACCTTCTAGGAACAATGGCTCTAGCCTGGAGCCCATTGTACACCACATCCACTGTAAACTGGGCTTGGCTAATCATGTTACAACGTAGTGGCCACATAGTCATCTGGAAAGCTGAAGCTCCGTTTACTGGCACCTCCCTTTCTACGTTTCACGATTTGCAACTGGCCGACCCATCAATACTCACACTTTATCCAGGACCAAATG AAAATCAGTTGCTGATATTTGCTGGATCTCACCGGGGTCAAGTCAAATGCTGGTCGCTTTCTTGGAACCAAGAAAATGCACCGACTTGTAACTTACTGGGTTCCATCATTCCCGACGAAGACCATATCTCTGTGAGTGCGATTGAAGTGCTATGTTCCGACGATTTTCTCGTTATTAGCACGACGAAGAATAATGCTGTTATGGCTGTGTCAGTAAAATGCGACGGAAATGGATTGCAATGCTTCGATACAAAATTCGCTATATTACCTGGCCTGCAACTAACTG GTATGAGGAAGTTGGCAGGAGGAAACATCATTTGTGTCACAGAAGACTATCTCGTCAATGAGATCGATTTAACTATCAATACCCAAGGTGTTTTCAGTGGCTTGAAAATTACGCAATTAATGATCCCATCCAATCCGATCATGTTGTGCCGTGGGATGGCTACATGTTGGTCTGGTGATGATTCGACCCTCTTCATGCTCGAGAg cGTTAAAGTGGCCTATGATCACCTTAAATGCCGGCAACCCAGCAGCCTAACGGTCTATGTTGCAGGAAGTTTAGAAAAGGTAACAAGTGTCCTTGAAAACGCAGAGAGTATGGAAAAGTCATTAATGGCTTTAGAAACCTACAA GGCACTTAATGGATCTAATTGGGAAAATATTTGGGAAATGGATATGGAGAACTTGAATAATGAAGATAATTATTACCTACAACTTCTCAGGTGGTTTGCTCTCTTCAAATGCAATGCCTGCTTCGTTGAACGGCGTTACGATAAGGAATTTCAAGACGATTTG aAAATGCGCGCCGATAAAGTAGAGTTTTGCCTTCAGTTGCGACACATCGAGAAGACGTTCTTAGAACTTCTTAATCGACCGAGTGGACAGCTAACCAACGACGAACGTTTGAATATTTCCCTTGCATACCAATTCGTTAGCACACCCGCTGTCACAGAATCAGATGTGAAATTTGATCAGACTTTACGGgcaaagataaaaaagaaattcatgaTAAACAACAAGTCATCCAATGAAAACTGTCCCATCTGTCAGCAAACAATCCCTTTCGAAAAGCGGGAAAATGGGCAGTGCCTTGGCGGGCATACAGCATTGCGATGCCGGGCGACTTTAAGAACTTGCTTTGAAGACACGTTCTCCTGTCGTTGGTGCGGAACACATTACCACCTTGATTCTG GATTGGAAGGCTGCATTCTCTGTGGTGGATCGTTAGATTCAAGCCGGACAGGATTATGA